A stretch of DNA from Flavobacteriaceae bacterium MAR_2009_75:
AATATAACTACCAAAACATGTTTTTTGGCCAAAGCCAGTAAATATGGTAGCTGCCTTCTAAGGGCAGAAATATGTTCGAAATTAGTGTAGAAAAGAAGTAAACTTCTGTGGCTTACCTTTCTTTTTACATGCCCATAAAGCAGTCCGAAATCTGAATCGGTAAAAGAAGTATCGATGCCGTAGAGATTTTCTAATATGCTATTTAGATGTGTTATCTTTTGAACTGCGGGCAAATGGGTTTCAATACTTTTTGAAAAAGTTATCATACCTGTTTTGTCGTGCCGTTTTAAGGCTACGTTCGAGAAGGCCAAGGTAGAATTAATCGCATAGTCCAGCAATTTAAGGTCGTTAAAGGGCATTTTCATGACACGTCCGGTATCGATTATCGAATATACAGGTTGCGATTTTTCATCTTGATATTGATTGACCATCAAATTATTTAGTTTTGCGGTCGCTTTCCAGTTTACGGTACGAATGTCGTCACCTGATACATATTCTTTTATCTGTTCAAACTCTTGGGTATGCCCGATGCGACGCATTTTTTTGAGTCCCATTTCGGTCAAATGATTGCTGATGGCCAGAAAATCGTACTGTTGCATCTGAATGATGCTCGGGTAGACCGGTACCGTTCGACCTTTCTCAAAAGTGTATTTACGCTTAATTATTTTCAACGGGGAAGAGGCGAATACAATGAGACTGCCGAAATGATACTCACCACGTTCGACCGGTCTTAGATTATACTCAAATTGGTAATCTTCATTTTTGTCAAGAACACTTCGATGTTCAAAATCCCTTTTCTGAAATTGAACCGGGAGTTCATCGATAATACTTACATAGGTCTTAAAATTATAGCTTGAGCGGTAAATCATTCTTAGGGGGTTGTAATCGCTATTGGAGAGCTTTTTCGGCAGTACTCTCTTCGCCATTATAGCCGAATGGGGCCAGTAAAGCAAATAGATATCGAATAGGAATAGAGAGAAGAGCAAAAGTGTCAATAACCAAGAAATGGGATATATGACCGGAAACCAATACGACAAAACGAAACTAGCCGCAAGAACGGCTATGTATCTAAAAAACGTATTATGTATGTAAAACGATTTTAGAAACTTCATGTATCAACGAGGAATTTCTACCGATTCTGTGATCATTTGAATAACGCTCTCAGTGGTCATGCCTTCCATCTCACGTTCTGGGGTCAAGATGACCCGGTGGTTTAGTACAGGGGCCAAGGCATTTTTAATATCTTGGGGTATAACAAAATCACGACCGTTTATGGCCGCAAAAGCTTTTGCGGCATTCAATGTCGCTATAGAAGCCCTAGGAGAGCCACCGAGATACAAATGGGGGTGATTCCTCGTTTTTGTAATGATTTCCGCTATGTATTTTATAATTTTTTCTTCAACAATGACTTCTTGAATTTTGGATTTGAACTCAGCAAGTTCTTCAGTATTTAAAATGCCTTGTATCGTATCTTGAGGTTTTACTCCTTTTCTTTCATGATGACTTTGAATTATTTTCACCTCGTCTTCAAGTGATGGATAGTCGACCTTTATTTTAAATAGAAAGCGATCTAATTGTGCTTCAGGTAGTGCGTAGGTGCCCTCTTGTTCTATGGGGTTTTGGGTGGCGAGGACCATAAAAGGGGCTTCCATGGTATAGGTATGCCCATCCATAGTAATTTGACGTTCTTCCATAGTTTCAAAAAGGGCAGCTTGAGTTTTGGCTGGTGACCTATTGATTTCGTCGATGAGTACTATGTTCGAAAAGATCGGACCTTTTTTATATTTAAATTCTGAGGTTTTCGTATTGAAGATAGAAGTACCCAAGATATCGCTGGGCATAAGGTCGGGCGTGAACTGAATACGACTGAAATCGGTTTTTAAAGTTTTGGAGAACAGCTTGGCGGTTACCGTTTTTGCAATACCTGGTACACCTTCTATGAGAACGTGGCCATCGACCAAAAGAGCGACTATCAACAGCTCGATAAAGTTTTCTTGACCTACAATGACTTGACCAAGTTCTTTCTTAATATTCGCTACCGCCGCCTTTAGGCCTTCTAGGTCTATACGGTTATTAAAATTTAGGTCTTCGTTAGAAGCTTCATTATTTTCCATGGGCTTGCTTTTTGAATTTTTCTATGGATGAATTCAGTTTATGAAGTTCATCGTTTGAGATATTTTCTCGATTTCTCACGTGTTCGATAAATGAAAAAAGTTTCTCTATTTCTTCAGGGCTATGAGAGCTTCTAGCCGCTAGGTTACGATAAAATTCTTTTTCGTTTCCTATAGGGCCCAAATAGAATTTAGACCGTATGTACTCCATAAAATAATCGATTTTATGTTCGGCCATCGCTTTGCTATCGCCCTTTTCATAATACATGTCGGCGATGGTTCTGGTAAATGCCAAAGTCTGGTTCTTTAAAGGTAGAACCACGGGAATCGGTCTTTGCTTTCTCTTTCCCTCAAAAACAATATAGAGTACAACACCTATAAGTACGAGGTAATATGCCCATTTGAATTCTTTCGTATTCAGAAAAATGTACATAGGAGATGTATAGACCGATTTGCCCGATTTATAGTGATTGTCTATATAAATGGTTCGTGAAGAATCAAGATAGGAGAGTAATCCGGCAGTGTAATTTCTATTCTCATCCTTTAAGATAAAATAATTGGTAAAAGCTTTAGGGAAAGTGCTTAAGATCACCTCGCCTTGACCATAAGAACGTTTGACAACGTTATAGAATTTTTCGGTCTTAATCTCTTCTTCATCGGTGTTATTGATAGTACCGATGATAGTCATTGGAGCATCCCCTTGATTCTGAAAATAGGTTGCGTAGTTGTCTTTTTCAAATAAATACTCTTTTTGCGGATTCAAAAGCGGATTAACCAATTGATGCCTATGTGAGTACATATGATCTAAACCACTATATAGCCTTTCTGTCTTTAACTCGAGAGTATCTAAAAGTTTTTCTTCAAAATTATCAGCGGAAATAAATAGGCTGTTTCCTTCAGAAACCCAGTCCAGCAGATTATAGAGTTCGCTTTCACCGAATTCTATTTGGTCGTTCACAAAAACATAAGTGCCCTTTGCGTCTGTATTAACGTTCAAAAATTCGAATGGTGGTATGTTTACCTCTTTTGTTTTTTCGCCAAATAGTTGCTGGAGTATATCGTTTAAAACCACTGTGCCATAGGGAATCTTGTGTTTTGACACATAAGAAGGAAACCAATTGACTTCTTTAGGCCTGGTGTACTGCATCAGCATAAGCAGCCCAACGGTCAAAACCATAATTACGATATAAACGCCACCTTTTCTACCCATTGGATTCTAAGTTGAGTTTTAGGCTTTGAAATTCTTTTTCGGCTCGCTGAAATTTACTTTCGTCTATTGCAAAATCACCATACCAGATATAATCGTATAAATGGGTGATTTTAGAAAACTGATGTTTCAAATTTTCGAGTTCGATTTCTTTTAGATAGTCGTTATTGGTCTTCTGAAGCTCCCATACGATCAGTTCTTTTTCACTGAGCAGTCTTAAGACGTAGAGGTAATAATATCGTATGGCCAATCTAAAATTTTTAGTGGCAACCGCATCGTTGATCAACTTTTGAATATTTTCATTTTTGATGATATGCTCTTCCTCTGAAAGGTTGACCAGATTTTTAGAACCTTTGGTATGTTTTAGACTGTTAGCATTAAGTTTTAAAAAGAATTTAATCAGCAAATAAATAAGTAAGATCAATAAAAGGTAGGGTACTAATTCTAAAAATATGGATAGAAAGCCGGAGGCTTTTTCCATGCCGAAAATACTTTCAAAAACACGGAGCAATACATTGCCCAGCCATGCAGTAAAATCATCCCACCAAGTGGGGTCAGAGGTTACGACTTCAAAATTGAAATCTGGATCAATCTTATATTTTTGTAAATCCGCATCCGTAATTTCCTGAATTTCTAGAGCCGCCTTGTCATAGTAAACGGTCGTCGAATCTTGCTGACCAAATATCGAAGTCATCAAGAAAAAAGCCATAAAAAATATGAATAGCGGTAAGCGCATAAAGTTTATTCGGTACCTCCTAAATTTTTGATACGTTCATAAGTGCCCGTGAAATTCTTTTTTTCGTTCAAATCGAAATAAATCAGAACACTGGCCACCATTGTAATAATATTCAAAAGAAATTGGGCAAGTGTACTAATACTGCCTAAAAGTATCGATATAGGGTCGGCGGTTGTAAAATTTTCAGCATCGATTTCTCCTGAGAGAATACCCATTTTTGCATAATTATAAATCGTTGCGGGTATAGCGAATGCTAAACTGGCTACATAAACAATAATACCGACGACAAAGAGGGCTGCGAAAGTGTTCCACCAATGGTCTTTTACCAAATTAAAACTATAGCTGAACGCATCCGATACATTTTTTTGGCTGAAAACCATAATACTAAATGATAATACCAAGGGAACATAGAGATATACCCCAGGAATAATACAGAACATAAAACCGACCCCTACACATAGACCTACTAAAATACCCAAGCCGATAAAAGACCAAAAAGAAGCATAGACCTCTTTTTTGACTGTATCAAAAATGACATTACCGTTGTTGTTCGAATATGATTTGATGTAATGCAGGGTGGTTGACTGGGCAAGTACATAAGTCGCTATTATTGAAAGTACGAATGCAGCGCCGATAGCAAAAAGTAAAAAAACGTTGACAACTTCGTTTGAAGACGTTATGCTAAAATTGAAAAAGTCTCCGACTTTGTACATATAAAGTCCATAACAGATAAGCATCACTACTAAATACGGGCCGATAATCTTGAAAAAAGTAGTAAAAAAAGGCTTGAACTCATTACGTAGAAAAGCGAATGTATCTGAAAGTATTTCCCCTAAATCACGTTGCTTTTTAAATTCGGTATATTGTTTCATTCTATAATTAGTTGTTTAGAACGGATGTCGTCAGTAATGGACAAAACTTCTTTTGACCACATCTTTATTATTTAATAGGCTCTAGGGCTTTATATCTTGTATTCTTTTATGAAGCCGTCGTGGATATATAACGTAGTAATAAAGAATTAGTACGATTGAGCATAAAATTATTAAGACGGCCAAAAAGTCTGGCATTTCGGTATGCCGCGTAACAAAACCTTCAAGAAAGCCGGCTATAATAAAGAAAGGTACGGTGCTCAGCATAATTTTTAATCCGTCTTTGACTCCTCTTTTGAAAGATTCGAGTCGGGTATACGTGCCAGGGAATAGCATGCCGTTGGCTAAAACCAAACCTGCACAACCCGCAATAATAATGACTGATATTTCGATAGTACCATGAATCCATATAGTTCGGGCAGATTCCCATAGTAGTCCTTTTTCATAAAAGAAGTATTGAAAACTACCCATCATAATGCCGTTGCGCATCATTACGTATAAGGTTCCGACACCCAATAAAATTCCCAATGCAAATGCCATCAATGCTACTCTTATGTTGTTGATAGTAATGCCCAAGAACATATTGAATTCACCCATTTGTTTGTACACCGCCATGGGGTCACCTTTTTCGATGTTTTCCAAAGTCATATTCACATAGCCATCGCCTAAAATAGAACGAACAAAATCACCCTCGTTGGCCGAAGAAAAAGCACCTACCAACGAAAAGAAAAGAAATACCAAAAAAGAAATGAGTAGTTCACGTTGGTAACCGAAAAAGAGTAGGGGAAACTCTGTTTTCCAGAACTCGACAATGCGGTTTTTCGGTTCTCGTTTTGTTTTATAGATTTTTTGGTGGGCCTCAGAAGCGAGAGCGTTCAAATAAAACTCGGTGTTGCTACCAGAATAAAAGGTTTTGGCGTAGCTAAGATGGTCGGTAATCTCAATATAGAGATCAGACAATTTATCTGGTGAAAGCTTCGTTTTGTTTGACAGGGCATTTTCAAAAGTAGCCCATTTGTCTTTATTTTGCTTTACAAAGGCGGCCTCGCGCATGCATACCGGGTTAGTACCCAAAGAAACAAAACTATGGAACAATTTCAAATAGAAACTGCCCAAAATATCACAATCGACCAGAACACGGCACACTTGGGAGACCGCATGTTGGCGTACCTTATCGATAGTTTTATCATTATGGCGTATTTGATACTCATGTTTTTGATGCTGTCATCTTTCAATGTAGATTTTGGTGATTCATGGGCATTTTATCTCATAATGTCTCTCCCGGCATTTTTATACTATGTACTTCTCGAAATGCTCTTGAACGGTCAAACGGTCGGTAAAAAACTGATGCAAGTGCGTGTGGTGAAGATAGATGGCTCTAAACCGAGTTTTTCGAGTTATCTGATTCGATGGGTATTACGAATTATAGACGTAGGTATTTCATCGGGGGGTGTTGCGGTATTGACCATTTTAATTCGAGGAAAGGGGCAGAGAGTGGGAGATATCGCTGCTGGAACGACGGTTATCAGCGAAAAGAAAAAGGTATCGCTACGAAACACCTTGTTAATAGAGCTTCCGGAAGACTACAAGCCTTCTTTTCCGCAAGTGACCGTTTTTAAAGATCGTGAGATTCAAACCATAAAAGAACTTTATGATTCGGCCAAAAGAAATGGTGATCACAATGTAATACTTTCATTGAGCGATAGAATTAAAAAGGTAACTGATGTACAGACGGAGTTAAAACCAGTAGACTTTGTCGACTTGGTCATAAAAGATTATAACTACTATACCCAAAACCTCTGATGTGCCGAGGTACTATTGTCTTAAAATATCGTCAATCGTAACGTAATTGCTTAGGTAAACTATATTTTTGCCATCAGTGTAAATTAAGGTGGTATGTTTTATTTTCTCATTGATATCTTAGGGACCGTGGCTTTCGCCATTTCAGGGGTTTTAGTGGCAATGAACAAAAAGTTAGATCCTTTTGGAGTTTTTATCATTGCTTTTGTAACCGCGGTCGGTGGTGGTACTTTGAGAGATATACTTATTGGTAGTACGCCCGTACTTTGGATGCGTGAAAGTATTTACATGTATGTAATCACCGGAAGTGTGATTTTTGCCATCATCTTTGTCAACCAGTTGAGGTATCTAAGAAAAACTCTTTTCTTGTTCGATACTATCGGAATTGGCCTCTTTACCATGCTAGGTATTGAAAAAGGATTAGGTGCAGACCTCACACCAATGTTATGTATAGCCTTGGGTACCATAACCGCTTGTTTCGGTGGGGTAATACGTGATATTCTATGTAACGAAATCCCCGTGATTTTTAGAAAGGAAATTTATGCGACCGCTTGCATTTTAGGTGGATCCAGCTACTTTCTATTGATACTTCTACCCTTTGACGGAGCTTACGCCTATGTGGCTGCAATTTTGATAATTATAATTGCCCGGTCGTTGGCGGTGAAATTTAAGATTAGCTTACCCAGTATTTACGGCAAACAGAAAATTTAAAATTTTATATAGTTATTCTATAATTTCGGCCTTTTCAATATATACATTTTGTTGGGGCCAATCGCCATCGCCAACTTCTACATTATTGATTTTATCGACCACATCCATACCTTCTATGACTTTACCGAAGGGAGTGAAATCTCCATCTAAATGATAGGAGCCTGGGTCGGTGACAACGATAAAAAATTCATAGGGCGAGGCCAGCATGTGCGGGTTATCGATTTCGCTGCTGGGCATCGATATGGTACCTCGGTGATGACTATATCCTTTTCGGGTGTCAGGGGGTAAAAGATAGCGGCCGATATCCCTTCTTTTGCGGGCAGTTTCTTTATCATCTGAACTTCCGCCCTGTATAATAAAATTTTTCACTACGCGGTGAAATTGTGTGTCGTTGAAGTATCCTTGCCGGGTAAGGTAAATGAAATTTGCCTTATGATAGGGTACATTGTCGTAAAGTTGAACCGTAAAGCTCCCAAAACTATTGGTAATCTTGACCTTGTCGACCTTTAACTCCTTTTGATAATCAAAAAAGAAGTCGATGGCATTATCTTCGGTAAGCACGAATTTTTCAGCATCTTCTTTTTCAGCTTTAATAGAATCTACATGAACCGAATCTTTTACGATTTCAGTATTGGACTTCTCTATTTGTTTCTTTGGGGCTTCACCGCATGAAGAGATTAAAAATAATGCTAATATTGCGAGAGTAATGATTTTTCCGATTTTCATGAACTTTGATGAGTTTTCCTTAAGGATTCCAAAAATAAAAAATCTGCCGTTACCCGGTGAAGCATCCCATTTAAAAATGGCACCGCAATTTAGGCTTGAAGAATTGAGAAAAGCAAGGCAAAAGAGTAAAAACCCTAAAAAGGCTGGGGTCATGGCTTTATTTTACCCTGATTCAAGGCATAAAACCCAATTTCTTTTGATTTTGAGAAAAAGCCACCCTAAAGACGTTCATTCTAATCAAGTAGGCTTTCCCGGTGGAAAGGTCGAAAAGGGTGATTCAGATTTAATGGCCACCGCACTGAGAGAAACTTATGAAGAAGTGGGGGTAGAGCCTTCGGATGTTGAGGTAGTAAGGTCGTTAAGCGAAATTTATATTCCACCCAGTAATTTTGAAGTGCATCCTTTTGTAGGGCTATATGCGAAGGTTAAGCCTTTTGTGCCCCAGATTACCGAGGTAGCTTCTATTTTAGAGGTGAAGCTTGAAGATTTTATGAGCGACAATAGCCTTTTTACAGAAAACCTGTCTACATCTTATGCCAAAAATGTCGATGTACCCGCCTTTAAACTAAATGGTTATACCGTTTGGGGCGCGACAAGCATGATGCTCAGTGAAATCAGGACACTTTTACAACAGGTTTTATAGAGGCTTATTTCGTAAATTTGCCGTCTATGGGGCTATTTAAGAAAAATCCGTTCGGTCATATTCTCTATATAAAGAAATGGTTAATTCGTATTTTGGGGTTACTTACCCATTCTCGATACAAACAATTTAATCGATTAGAGGTAGATGGGTCTGAAATTCTAAGGCAACTGCCTGACAAAAATGTGCTGTTCGTAAGTAATCACCAAACCTATTTCGCCGATGTGGTGGCGATGTTTCATGTTTTTAACGCGAGCCTCAGCGGTAGGGTCGATAATATTAAGAACATTGGGTATATCTGGCACCCGAAACTGAACATGTATTATGTGGCCGCCGCCGAGACCATGAAAAAAAGTCTCCTTACTAAAATTTTCGCCTATGCCGGCGCTATAAGTGTCGAAAGAACCTGGCGTTCTTCGGGTCAAGATGTAAACCGTCAGGTAAAAATGAGCGATATTTCAAACATAGGCAAAGCGTTGAACGATGGTTGGGTTATCACTTTTCCGCAAGGTACTACCACCCCTTGGAAACCTCTTCGAAAGGGCACAGCACATATAATCAAGAAATATAAGCCAATCGTGGTACCTGTGGTAATTGACGGATTTCGTCGGTCTTTCGATAAAAAAGGACTTCGTATTAAGAAGAAGGGTATTCTTCAATCAATGGTCATCAAAGAACCTTTGAATATAGACTATGAGAATGAGTCTTTCGATTCTATTATCGAAAAATTGGAATATGCTATTGAACAGCATCCTTCATTTTTGAAGGTGATATCTAAAAAAGATTTGCAAGCCTACGAAGAGGAAAATGAACTGCGTAGGTTCAGAAACAGTAAAAAGTTTTAAATTTCGAGCTGCTTGAGTTCTTTATAGTTTCTATTCAGGCTTTTCAGTAATAGGCCGTACAGTAAAAAGTAAATTAACCCCATAACCGCGACAAGTACTACGCTGAAAATACTCATCGTCCATAAAAGAATGCTTTTAAATTTTTCAGGTGATATGTTTTCATTACTACTGCTTGGGAAAACGTCTAATAAATGGTCGTTAAGATAAATGCCGACAACTATCATTACGCAGGTAAGAAATAGAAAAGAGAGCCCGAAAATAATATAGTATTTTACTGTTTTACGGGTTTTTATGATTTTCTCCATCAGGTTTCTGGCGTTATCTAGGGTAGAGATTTCTTTATAGCGTTTGTAGAAAAGAAAAATAAAGTAAAAAGTAATGGCATAACCGATTACCCATAGCCCTGTAGAAAGACTCTTTATGCCCAGTTTGTCATAGATATCCATACTGTCTTTCATGCCCGGTAGCAAATAGAGCAGGTGCGGCACGGTAAACTCAAGAATGCTGATGGTCAATATCCATTTTACAATAGATGATGATTTTTTCCAAAGCATTTTATGAATCTCGCTGTATGACAATTTAGGAAGATGTTCATCCTTCTTCTGCCAATCCTTCTTTAATAGTTCCAATTCGTCCATCATACCCATTAAGGATTCAATATGGTTCTTAGTTTCTTTTTGATTCGGTTCATTTTGACCCGGGCATTGACTTCGGTAATACCCAATGTCTCACTAATTTCACGATAATCTTTATCCTCCAAATAAAGAAAAACCAATGCTTTTTCGATATCGCCCAATTGTTTAACGGCCTGGTACATCAATTTTAGCTGTTCTTCTTCTGTGGCATCATATTCGTCGGCTTTTATTCGAAAAATTACCGAATCGTAATTTTGTGTTTTAATCGTACGCTTTGATTTGCGATATAGGGTAATCGCTGTATTTAGGGCCACTCGATACATCCAAGTGCTAAACTTCGATTCGCCCCTGAACTTTGGGTAGGCCCTCCATAACTGAATCGTAATTTCTTGAAACAGGTCATTATGGGCATCCCGGTCGTTCGTGTAAAGGGTACATACCTTGTGAACAATATTCTGGTTGTTCTCAAGTTCCGTCACAAATTGATGTTCCAGTTCTTTGTTCACACGTAGTCGGTAGGTTGTTGAAGTATAAGTAGTCTTTTGCTGTTTTTTGTTACAAACGGGTATACTATTTTTTAGTATTGTAAAAAACGAATTAAAGATAGCGAAAACCCCGACCACATAGTTTTGCTAAACTTTGAATGATTAATTTTGAACTTATTAAATAACAATTTATGATCGATAGCGATGCGCTGAACATTCCGAAGAGCAGTTTTCCACGAGTTGTAATAGTTGGCGGTGGTTTCGGTGGTGTTGCATTGGCCAAAGAACTTAGCGGCAAAGAAGTGCAAGTAGTACTTTTAGACAAAAATAATTACCATACCTTTCAACCTCTCTTATATCAGGTGTCTACAGGTGGGCTCGAACCCGATTCGATAGCCTACCCCATACGTAAGATTTTACAAGACTATAAGAATTTCTTTTTTAGAATGGCCGAATTACAACAGGTTGTTCGTGAGCAAAAAATTGTTGTAACTAACATTGGGGAGTTATCTTATGACCACCTGGTTATTGCCGTGGGTTCTGAGACTAATTTTTTTGGCAATGTAGAAATACAGAAAAACGGTATGGCCATGAAATCTATACCACAGTCGTTGAATCTGCGTAGTATGATTCTTGAGAACTTTGAACAGGCGCTTCTTACCGATAACCTTCACGAACGTGACGCTTTAATGAATTTCGTTATTGTAGGTGGTGGCCCGACCGGGGTAGAATTGGCAGGGGCGTTGGCCGAAATCAAGAAAGGTATTTTACCTAAAGACTACCCAGATTTAGATACAAGACGTGCTCAAATCAATTTAATTCAATCGGGCGATCGAATTTTAAAGGAGATGAGCGAAAAGGCATCTAAAAAAGCGGAAGATTTTTTAGAAAGCCTTGGAGTACAGATTTGGAAGAATACCCGGGTTACCGATTACGATGGCAAAAAAGTAAGCACCAAGACCGAGCTTGAATTTGAAGCCGCCACCTTGGTTTGGGCAGCAGGTGTAAAGGGGGTTTCTATAAAAGGCCTAGATGCCGAAGACTTTTTAGTGCCTGGCAACCGAATTAAGGTGAACGAATTCAATCAGGTGGTAGGTGATTCGAGCATTTATGCCATCGGAGACATTGCTTGTATTCAAAGTGATATAACACCGCATGGGCACCCTATGATGGCACAACCGGCTATTCAACAAGGTAAACATCTAGGAGAAAACTTAGTACGTTTGTTTGATAACAAGGCAATGCAACCTTTCAAGTACCAAGATAAGGGGAGCATGGCGACCGTCGGGCGTAACAAAGCAGTGGTAGATTTAAAAAAATACAGGTTTCAAGGGGTTTTTGCTTGGTTCGTTTGGATGTTCGTTCACCTTTTTTTCTTAATAGGTTTTAGAAATAGG
This window harbors:
- a CDS encoding putative RDD family membrane protein YckC, with protein sequence MEQFQIETAQNITIDQNTAHLGDRMLAYLIDSFIIMAYLILMFLMLSSFNVDFGDSWAFYLIMSLPAFLYYVLLEMLLNGQTVGKKLMQVRVVKIDGSKPSFSSYLIRWVLRIIDVGISSGGVAVLTILIRGKGQRVGDIAAGTTVISEKKKVSLRNTLLIELPEDYKPSFPQVTVFKDREIQTIKELYDSAKRNGDHNVILSLSDRIKKVTDVQTELKPVDFVDLVIKDYNYYTQNL
- a CDS encoding NADH dehydrogenase, which codes for MIDSDALNIPKSSFPRVVIVGGGFGGVALAKELSGKEVQVVLLDKNNYHTFQPLLYQVSTGGLEPDSIAYPIRKILQDYKNFFFRMAELQQVVREQKIVVTNIGELSYDHLVIAVGSETNFFGNVEIQKNGMAMKSIPQSLNLRSMILENFEQALLTDNLHERDALMNFVIVGGGPTGVELAGALAEIKKGILPKDYPDLDTRRAQINLIQSGDRILKEMSEKASKKAEDFLESLGVQIWKNTRVTDYDGKKVSTKTELEFEAATLVWAAGVKGVSIKGLDAEDFLVPGNRIKVNEFNQVVGDSSIYAIGDIACIQSDITPHGHPMMAQPAIQQGKHLGENLVRLFDNKAMQPFKYQDKGSMATVGRNKAVVDLKKYRFQGVFAWFVWMFVHLFFLIGFRNRMVVFINWVYNYIRFDREARLIIRPYQRDYSKFNEPHTSKKV
- a CDS encoding NUDIX domain-containing protein (manually curated): MNFDEFSLRIPKIKNLPLPGEASHLKMAPQFRLEELRKARQKSKNPKKAGVMALFYPDSRHKTQFLLILRKSHPKDVHSNQVGFPGGKVEKGDSDLMATALRETYEEVGVEPSDVEVVRSLSEIYIPPSNFEVHPFVGLYAKVKPFVPQITEVASILEVKLEDFMSDNSLFTENLSTSYAKNVDVPAFKLNGYTVWGATSMMLSEIRTLLQQVL
- a CDS encoding MoxR-like ATPase; this translates as MENNEASNEDLNFNNRIDLEGLKAAVANIKKELGQVIVGQENFIELLIVALLVDGHVLIEGVPGIAKTVTAKLFSKTLKTDFSRIQFTPDLMPSDILGTSIFNTKTSEFKYKKGPIFSNIVLIDEINRSPAKTQAALFETMEERQITMDGHTYTMEAPFMVLATQNPIEQEGTYALPEAQLDRFLFKIKVDYPSLEDEVKIIQSHHERKGVKPQDTIQGILNTEELAEFKSKIQEVIVEEKIIKYIAEIITKTRNHPHLYLGGSPRASIATLNAAKAFAAINGRDFVIPQDIKNALAPVLNHRVILTPEREMEGMTTESVIQMITESVEIPR
- a CDS encoding putative membrane protein YeiH, whose product is MFYFLIDILGTVAFAISGVLVAMNKKLDPFGVFIIAFVTAVGGGTLRDILIGSTPVLWMRESIYMYVITGSVIFAIIFVNQLRYLRKTLFLFDTIGIGLFTMLGIEKGLGADLTPMLCIALGTITACFGGVIRDILCNEIPVIFRKEIYATACILGGSSYFLLILLPFDGAYAYVAAILIIIIARSLAVKFKISLPSIYGKQKI
- a CDS encoding acyltransferase-like protein, producing MGLFKKNPFGHILYIKKWLIRILGLLTHSRYKQFNRLEVDGSEILRQLPDKNVLFVSNHQTYFADVVAMFHVFNASLSGRVDNIKNIGYIWHPKLNMYYVAAAETMKKSLLTKIFAYAGAISVERTWRSSGQDVNRQVKMSDISNIGKALNDGWVITFPQGTTTPWKPLRKGTAHIIKKYKPIVVPVVIDGFRRSFDKKGLRIKKKGILQSMVIKEPLNIDYENESFDSIIEKLEYAIEQHPSFLKVISKKDLQAYEEENELRRFRNSKKF
- a CDS encoding cyclophilin family peptidyl-prolyl cis-trans isomerase, producing MKIGKIITLAILALFLISSCGEAPKKQIEKSNTEIVKDSVHVDSIKAEKEDAEKFVLTEDNAIDFFFDYQKELKVDKVKITNSFGSFTVQLYDNVPYHKANFIYLTRQGYFNDTQFHRVVKNFIIQGGSSDDKETARKRRDIGRYLLPPDTRKGYSHHRGTISMPSSEIDNPHMLASPYEFFIVVTDPGSYHLDGDFTPFGKVIEGMDVVDKINNVEVGDGDWPQQNVYIEKAEIIE
- a CDS encoding putative membrane protein SpoIIM required for sporulation encodes the protein MREAAFVKQNKDKWATFENALSNKTKLSPDKLSDLYIEITDHLSYAKTFYSGSNTEFYLNALASEAHQKIYKTKREPKNRIVEFWKTEFPLLFFGYQRELLISFLVFLFFSLVGAFSSANEGDFVRSILGDGYVNMTLENIEKGDPMAVYKQMGEFNMFLGITINNIRVALMAFALGILLGVGTLYVMMRNGIMMGSFQYFFYEKGLLWESARTIWIHGTIEISVIIIAGCAGLVLANGMLFPGTYTRLESFKRGVKDGLKIMLSTVPFFIIAGFLEGFVTRHTEMPDFLAVLIILCSIVLILYYYVIYPRRLHKRIQDIKP
- a CDS encoding RNA polymerase sigma-70 factor (ECF subfamily) encodes the protein MVGVFAIFNSFFTILKNSIPVCNKKQQKTTYTSTTYRLRVNKELEHQFVTELENNQNIVHKVCTLYTNDRDAHNDLFQEITIQLWRAYPKFRGESKFSTWMYRVALNTAITLYRKSKRTIKTQNYDSVIFRIKADEYDATEEEQLKLMYQAVKQLGDIEKALVFLYLEDKDYREISETLGITEVNARVKMNRIKKKLRTILNP